The Mycobacterium paragordonae genome includes a region encoding these proteins:
- a CDS encoding CaiB/BaiF CoA transferase family protein yields MTGNASLSSIVVADFSRVLAGPFCTMTLGDLGAEIVKVERPGGDDTRAWGPPFVDGQSTYYLGVNRNKRSIVLDLDDADDLRLATELAQSADVVVENFRPGTMARFGLDEPTLRRRNPGLVYCSISAFGTGAGRQLAGYDLLLQAVGGLMSITGPDDDHPTKVGVALVDVLAGLFATVGILAALRERDRSGLGQHVEVNLMSSLLAALANQSASYVLAGEIPRAMGNGHASIAPYDSYATGDGTIVLAVGNDKQFRALCGALGIPELACDPRFRSNERRVGNRASLREHLEGALASGSAAYWTRTLPALGIPAGAVNNIGQAFTLADELGLQPIRHTDDGVSLGRQVASPISLSATPVTYRTRAPRLGEHSAEIRGSLHRGDGPARQFGGDVARVGERFSDELY; encoded by the coding sequence ATGACCGGGAATGCGTCGCTGTCGTCGATAGTGGTCGCGGACTTCTCCCGGGTACTCGCCGGACCCTTCTGCACGATGACCCTCGGTGACCTCGGTGCCGAGATCGTGAAGGTGGAGCGACCCGGCGGCGACGACACCCGGGCGTGGGGACCGCCGTTCGTCGACGGCCAGAGCACCTACTACCTCGGCGTCAACCGCAACAAGCGCAGCATCGTGCTCGACCTCGATGACGCCGACGACCTCAGGCTCGCAACGGAACTCGCGCAAAGCGCCGATGTGGTGGTGGAGAACTTCCGGCCGGGCACCATGGCGCGGTTCGGCCTCGACGAACCAACCTTGCGGCGCAGGAACCCAGGCCTGGTGTACTGCAGCATCTCGGCGTTCGGGACCGGCGCGGGGCGGCAACTGGCGGGCTACGACCTGCTCCTGCAGGCGGTCGGCGGCCTGATGAGCATCACCGGACCCGACGACGACCATCCGACCAAGGTCGGGGTGGCGCTGGTGGATGTGCTGGCGGGGCTGTTCGCCACGGTCGGCATCCTGGCGGCGCTGCGCGAGCGCGACCGCAGCGGACTCGGACAGCACGTCGAGGTCAACCTGATGTCGTCCCTGCTGGCCGCGCTTGCCAACCAATCGGCCAGTTATGTTCTGGCCGGGGAGATTCCGCGCGCGATGGGTAACGGACACGCCAGCATCGCCCCGTACGACAGTTACGCGACCGGCGACGGGACCATCGTGCTGGCGGTGGGCAACGACAAGCAGTTCCGTGCACTGTGTGGCGCCCTAGGCATTCCCGAGCTGGCGTGCGATCCGCGCTTCCGCAGCAACGAACGACGCGTGGGCAACCGGGCGTCGTTGCGCGAGCACCTGGAAGGTGCCTTGGCGTCCGGATCGGCGGCCTACTGGACGAGAACGCTTCCGGCGCTGGGCATTCCCGCTGGGGCGGTGAACAACATCGGTCAGGCTTTCACGCTCGCCGATGAGTTGGGGTTGCAGCCGATCCGCCACACCGACGACGGTGTCAGTCTGGGCCGGCAGGTCGCCAGCCCGATCAGCTTGTCCGCGACGCCGGTGACCTACCGCACCAGAGCACCGAGGCTGGGCGAGCACAGCGCTGAGATCCGCGGGTCACTTCACCGTGGCGATGGTCCGGCGCGCCAGTTCGGTGGCGATGTCGCACGGGTTGGGGAACGGTTTTCGGACGAATTGTATTGA
- a CDS encoding UGSC family (seleno)protein, with product MTYFETDFVYDPCGVVEVTAVPTAPRPSRTEGLRLAVLSNTKWNAAKLLRATVRELASGGMIFASVTYYDKHHFSSDASPELIAQIAAESDVALTAIGDCGSCCSACVNDAVRLEQAGIPTVAIVTTEFELEARLQREARGMAGLEPAVATHPISSLTLEQLDGRAAEIAPQARRIWFGPAMADAVA from the coding sequence GTGACTTATTTCGAGACTGATTTCGTCTATGACCCCTGTGGTGTGGTCGAGGTGACGGCCGTGCCGACGGCGCCCCGCCCGAGCCGCACCGAGGGTCTCCGCTTGGCCGTGCTGAGCAACACCAAATGGAATGCGGCCAAGTTGCTTCGCGCAACCGTCCGCGAGTTGGCCTCAGGCGGAATGATTTTCGCGAGCGTCACCTACTACGACAAGCACCACTTCTCCTCTGACGCCAGTCCCGAACTGATCGCCCAGATCGCCGCCGAGAGCGACGTCGCCCTCACCGCGATCGGTGACTGCGGCTCCTGCTGCTCGGCGTGCGTCAACGACGCGGTGCGGCTGGAGCAGGCGGGGATCCCGACCGTCGCCATCGTGACAACGGAATTCGAACTCGAGGCCCGTCTGCAGCGTGAGGCGCGGGGCATGGCGGGGCTGGAACCCGCCGTAGCCACACATCCGATCAGCAGCCTGACGCTCGAACAGCTCGACGGCCGGGCCGCCGAGATCGCCCCGCAGGCGCGGCGTATCTGGTTCGGCCCGGCGATGGCCGACGCAGTCGCATGA